Proteins encoded in a region of the Streptomyces sp. NBC_00258 genome:
- a CDS encoding FtsX-like permease family protein, whose protein sequence is MFALAMRSIRQRPGRFAATLLSAFLGAAIIMTFNSMHDTAGAKGVDSTSAESLSTAAGVVGGYGTLLVFFAVASTLTVNVRQRSAEIELLRCSGATPAQIKRMVVGESVAVALVGALLAIGPAMLGGRLLLDLFQDSGQVAESVDYSFGAIALLSGIDITVLAAAGAAFLAVRRATRKTGPRGRGRTFFVRAALVLGGLSVCSTFAFSSTDAALMAPAAYGSILLAVGFALLSPKLLRALLDRLPLTGPSGYLAVRTMRERAAQLSGVLMPLILFTGMATATLYMQAVENDAIDAAGVPKSIDAKNLETLNLVVVGIIVVFSCIMLINSLYAATTYRRREFGQQRLAGATPGQVLGMVGIESLVLTVTGVFFGTAAGLAGIIPFTMVRTDSVLPDEGLGIWFGIVAVAGAAVLVTSLTTARRALRTPAVGAVSLAA, encoded by the coding sequence GTTCGCTCTGGCCATGCGTTCCATCCGGCAGCGCCCCGGGCGCTTCGCCGCGACGCTGCTGTCCGCCTTCCTGGGCGCGGCGATCATCATGACCTTCAACTCGATGCACGACACGGCGGGCGCGAAGGGCGTCGACTCCACCAGCGCGGAGAGCCTCTCCACCGCGGCGGGCGTCGTCGGCGGCTACGGCACCCTCCTGGTGTTCTTCGCCGTCGCCTCCACCCTGACGGTGAACGTCCGTCAGCGCTCCGCCGAGATCGAGCTGTTGCGCTGCTCCGGCGCGACCCCCGCACAGATCAAGCGGATGGTCGTGGGGGAGTCCGTGGCCGTCGCCCTGGTGGGCGCGCTGCTCGCGATCGGTCCCGCGATGCTCGGCGGGCGGCTGCTGCTCGACCTCTTCCAGGACAGCGGGCAGGTCGCCGAGTCCGTCGACTACTCCTTCGGGGCGATCGCGCTGCTCTCGGGCATCGACATCACCGTCCTCGCGGCGGCGGGCGCGGCGTTCCTCGCGGTGCGCCGGGCCACCCGGAAGACCGGGCCCCGCGGCAGGGGACGGACGTTCTTCGTCCGCGCCGCCCTGGTCCTCGGCGGCCTGTCGGTCTGCTCCACCTTCGCGTTCTCCTCGACCGACGCCGCGCTGATGGCACCGGCCGCGTACGGTTCGATCCTGCTCGCGGTCGGCTTCGCGCTGCTGTCGCCGAAGCTGCTGAGGGCCCTGCTCGACCGGCTTCCGCTGACGGGCCCGAGCGGCTATCTCGCCGTACGCACCATGCGGGAGCGTGCCGCGCAGTTGTCCGGTGTCCTCATGCCGTTGATCCTCTTCACCGGCATGGCGACGGCGACCCTCTACATGCAGGCCGTCGAGAACGACGCCATCGACGCCGCCGGAGTCCCGAAGTCCATCGACGCGAAGAACCTCGAGACCCTGAACCTCGTGGTCGTCGGAATCATCGTGGTCTTCTCCTGCATCATGCTGATCAACTCGCTGTACGCGGCGACCACCTACCGGCGCCGGGAGTTCGGCCAGCAGCGGCTGGCGGGGGCGACTCCGGGTCAGGTCCTCGGGATGGTCGGCATCGAGTCCCTGGTCCTCACGGTGACGGGTGTCTTCTTCGGTACGGCGGCCGGGCTCGCCGGGATCATCCCCTTCACGATGGTCCGCACGGACTCGGTCCTTCCGGACGAAGGGCTGGGCATCTGGTTCGGGATCGTGGCGGTCGCGGGGGCGGCGGTGCTCGTGACCAGCCTGACGACGGCCCGCAGGGCGCTGAGGACACCGGCGGTCGGGGCGGTTTCGCTGGCCGCGTGA